GGATGTAAGAAAATTTGCAAAAGCAAACAAGCTATCCTTGGAAGAAGCTGCCAGAATTCAGAGATATGAATTTTATAAACAAATAGCAGATAAATTAAATATAAGAAAAATCGCTCTAGGCCACACTGCAGATGACAATGCTGAAACTGTGCTCATGAGACTGCTAAGAGGAGCAGGAGAACAGGGGCTAATAGGTATTTATCCTGTCAGACATATTGGTAATCTAAAAGTTATTCGTCCATTACTGAATATTTATAGAAGAGAGATTGAATCGTTTCTGAAAGAGAAAAAAATCAGTGCGCGTACTGATTCCTCTAATGCTGATAATAAATTTCTCAGGAATAAAGTCAGATTAGAACTAATTCCCCTTTTAGAAGAAAACTATAACCAAAACATAAAGCAGGTGTTAATTAATACTGCTGATATTTTAAGAGAAGACAATGAATATCTAGAAGAGATTACAAAGAAATTTTATAGCCAGGCTGTCTTGAAGCAGGGAAAAAAGGGGGAATTCAGCGATGCAAATGATGAAAGTATACATTTAAGCATTAAAAAAATCGAAGATTTTCCTTTAGCAATTCAGAGAAGAGTTCTTAGATATGGGATTAAAGAGCTGCCTGGAACTCTAAGGCAGATTACATATCAACATTGGAACGAAGTATTAAAGCTGCTAAACAGTAATCTAGCTTATGGGCATATAGATCTACCTAATGGATTAGTAGTAGAACGGCTGCGCAGGGAGTTAGTTATTCGCAGAGGCAAGGCACAGAATATATGCAGAATAATCTATCCTGTTAAGATTCCCGGGGAAACTATTGTTCCTGAGTTTGGAGTAAAACTAATCTGCGCAATTTCCAAGAGAAGAAGTAATTTCAAATTCTCTACGCAGAATCCATATCAAGAGAGTTTTGATTATGATAAAGTTAAAAAACCTGTTTTTATAAGAACTCGGAAAGAGGGAGACACATTTCAGCCATTAGGAATGAAGGGAAAAAAGAAGATAAAAGATTTTCTTATAGACCAAAAGATTCCTCAGCCTGAAAAAAACAAGGTACTGCTTCTAACTGATAAAACTGATATTATCTGGTTGATAGGCTTAAGAATTAGCGAGAGGTTTAAAGTGACTGCAAA
Above is a genomic segment from bacterium containing:
- the tilS gene encoding tRNA lysidine(34) synthetase TilS, whose protein sequence is MSKQKVLKTIQDYRMISKRDCLLVGVSGGPDSVALLYLLMELRDNYNLQLYVVHLNHMLRGNESDEDAGYVRRLSKKLKLPVFIGKKDVRKFAKANKLSLEEAARIQRYEFYKQIADKLNIRKIALGHTADDNAETVLMRLLRGAGEQGLIGIYPVRHIGNLKVIRPLLNIYRREIESFLKEKKISARTDSSNADNKFLRNKVRLELIPLLEENYNQNIKQVLINTADILREDNEYLEEITKKFYSQAVLKQGKKGEFSDANDESIHLSIKKIEDFPLAIQRRVLRYGIKELPGTLRQITYQHWNEVLKLLNSNLAYGHIDLPNGLVVERLRRELVIRRGKAQNICRIIYPVKIPGETIVPEFGVKLICAISKRRSNFKFSTQNPYQESFDYDKVKKPVFIRTRKEGDTFQPLGMKGKKKIKDFLIDQKIPQPEKNKVLLLTDKTDIIWLIGLRISERFKVTAKTKQVLKVNISTLA